The following coding sequences are from one Microtus pennsylvanicus isolate mMicPen1 chromosome 1, mMicPen1.hap1, whole genome shotgun sequence window:
- the Senp7 gene encoding sentrin-specific protease 7 isoform X10: MLTNVLWTDLGRKFRKTLPRNDANLCDTSKVQSESLPSTSVDSVETCQKLDPLHQSLNLSERESKPRKTDNISAKKAPNVKEKHRADRGISVTSDTQPEDFNPESKECNNLEEGTRNKKTSCSYSEMEHTPVSRKRKKRFRSHLHNSHNSESSLDKSTEYGKEEENDSTASSKLEQSSESRHWDSTPPVGLTPEPSESEATNVCSLAVQEAGVSAASGRACSPSRSPESSVSHNEVESSSPAEKGKELTIEEKSLVGGNSEENQLLISAEPIVVSSDEEGPIERKNSVILNLQPNQEFEIASKNQGTSEVHLSELRLSACESVQASSELCSYNPDMENISCIKPNSEMDLKLDFVFTSLYIGKIKGASKGCVTFTTKYIKIPFQVSTNEVLLSVDTTHLKRFGLWKSKDDDHSGRSHAILFLWVSSKYLQEIQTQLENPMLSQQSKASEFIFLELNSSVSQKEELKLKDIMMEISKTNGESELSYPLSWVQAFPLFQDIPSKESSFVHYYCASTCSFPVAADTETRRKSLSQPSNSDVIKPTYTFLQKQSSGCYSLSITSNPDEEWREVRHTGPVQKLIVYPPPPTKGGLGVTNEDLECLEEGEFLNDVIIDFYLKYLLLEKASDELVERSHIFSSFFYKCLTRKENNLTEDNPDLSMAQRRHKRVRTWTRHINIFNKDYIFVPVNESSHWYLAVICFPWLEEAVYEDCPQTASQQSQDQQSQHDNKIIDNDLRPTSVVSSAEDSQSTEMNMSVPKKMCKRPCILILDSLKAASIQNTVQNLREYLEVEWEVKRKTHREFSKTSMVDLCPKVPKQDNSSDCGVYLLQYVESFFQDPIVNFELPIHLEKWFPRHVIKTKREDIRELILKLHLQQQKDSSH, encoded by the exons AGAATCAAAACCAAGAAAGACAGATAACATTTCTGCAAAGAAGGCTCCAAATGTGAAAGAAAAGCACAGAGCTGACCGTGGCATTTCTGTGACATCTGATACTCAGCCTGAAG attttaatccTGAAAGTAAAGAGTGCAATAATCTTGAAGAGGGGACCAGAAACAAGAAGACTTCATGTTCTTATTCAGAAATGGAACACACTCCAgtttccaggaagagaaagaaaaggtttagAAGTCATTTACACAATTCTCATAATTCTGAATCTTCTTTGGATAAGTCAACAGAATATGGG aaagaagaagaaaatgattccACAGCCTCCAGTAAGCTTGAGCAGTCAAGTGAAAGCCGTCACTGGGACTCAACACCACCTGTAGGACTTACACCTGAACCTTCAGAGAGCGAGGCCACTAATGTGTGCTCACTTGCCGTTCAAGAAGCAGGTGTCAGTGCGGCCTCTGGGAGAGCCTGCTCACCCAGCAGAAGCCCGGAGAGCTCTGTGTCTCACAATGAGGTGGAGAGTTCTTCCCCGGCTGAGAAGGGCAAAGAGTTGACTATAGAAGAAAAGTCTCTTGTAGGTGGAAACAGTGAAGAGAACCAATTGTTGATCTCAGCTGAACCAA ttgTTGTTTCCAGTGATGAAGAAGGACCCATTGAACGTAAGAATTCAGTAATTCTGAACTTACAGCCTAATCAAGAGTTTGAGATTGCAAGTAAAAATCAGGGGACTTCTGAAGTACATTTGTCAGAACTACGACTGAGTGCATGTGAATCTGTACAG GCATCATCTGAATTATGTTCATATAATCCCGACATGGAAAACATTTCCTGTATTAAACCTAATAGTGAAATGGATCTGAAACTGGATTTTGTATTTACTTCTCTGTATATTGGTAAAATAAAAGGAGCTTCAAAAGGTTGTGTCACG ttcacaACGAAGTATATTAAAATCCCATTTCAAG tgtcCACGAATGAGGTTTTGCTGTCAGTGGACACCACTCATTTAAAGAGGTTTGGGTTATGGAAAAGCAAGGACGATGATCACAGTGGGAGAAGCCATGCTATCCTCTTCCTCTGGGTTTCCTCAAAGTATCTTCAAGAGATTCAGACCCAGCTAGAAAACCCCATGTTAAGCCAGCAAT caaAAGCCAGTGAATTCATTTTCCTTGAGTTAAACAGTTCCGTTTCACAAAAAGAAGAATTGAAATTGAAAGATATTATGATGGAAATAAGTAAGACCAATGGAGAATCAGAACTCTCCTATCCGTTGTCTTGGGTTCAGGCATTTCCTTTGTTTCAGGATATCCCTTCAAAAGAAAGCTCTTTCGTTCACTATTACTGTGCTTCAACTTGCTCTTTCCCTGTTGCTGCTGATACAGAAACGAGGAGGAAGTCACTATCTCAG CCCTCAAATTCAGATGTTATCAAGCCTACTTACACTTTCCTACAGAAGCAGAGCAGTGGTTGCTACTCACTTTCTATTACTTCAAATCCAGATGAAGAATGGCGAGAAGTCAGGCACACTGGACCCGTTCAGAA gttgatTGTTTATCCTCCACCACCTACCAAAGGGGGCTTGGGAGTAACTAATGAAGATTTGGAATGTTTAGAAGAAGGAGAATTTCTTAACGATGTAATCATTGACTTTTATCTTAA GTATCTGCTGCTGGAGAAGGCTTCAGATGAACTTGTTGAACGAAGTCACATTTTTAGTAGCTTTTTCTATAAATGtttgaccagaaaagaaaataatttaacagAAGATAATCCAGATCTCTC AATGGCTCAGAGAAGACATAAGAGAGTGAGGACGTGGACCCGTCACATAAACATCTTTAATAAAGACTACATCTTTGTACCTGTAAATGAGTC GTCTCACTGGTATCTCGCAGTCATTTGTTTTCCATGGTTAGAAGAGGCTGTGTATGAAGACTGTCCACAAACTGCATCCCAACAGTCCCAGGATCAACAATCTCAACATGACAACAAAATAATAG ACAATGATCTGCGTCCCACTTCAGTGGTGTCCAGTGCCGAGGATTCCCAG AGTACCGAGATGAATATGTCAGTACCAAAGAAAATGTGTAAACG gCCCTGCATTCTCATACTAGACTCCTTGAAAGCTGCTTCCATACAAAACACAGTTCAGAATTTACGAGA GTATCTAGAAGTAGAGTGGGAAGTTAAGCGAAAAACTCACCGTGAATTCAGTAAAACCAGCATGGTGGACCTGTGCCCTAAAGTCCCTAAGCAGGACAATAGCAGCGACTGTGGGGTCTATTTGCTGCAGTATGTGGAGAGCTTCTTCCAG gaTCCCATTGTTAACTTTGAACTCCCAATTCACTTGGAGAAATGGTTTCCTCGCCATGTAATAAAGACCAAGCGGGAAGATATTCGAGAGCTCATTTTGAAACTTCATTTGCAGCAACAGAAGGATAGCAGTCATTAG
- the Senp7 gene encoding sentrin-specific protease 7 isoform X9 — protein MDRARPGRRRSSAEIVTEGKRKKSSSPDLQEWTRSLRNKVICLDHKTKKGVHGHPVTSKASPERESKPRKTDNISAKKAPNVKEKHRADRGISVTSDTQPEDFNPESKECNNLEEGTRNKKTSCSYSEMEHTPVSRKRKKRFRSHLHNSHNSESSLDKSTEYGKEEENDSTASSKLEQSSESRHWDSTPPVGLTPEPSESEATNVCSLAVQEAGVSAASGRACSPSRSPESSVSHNEVESSSPAEKGKELTIEEKSLVGGNSEENQLLISAEPIVVSSDEEGPIERKNSVILNLQPNQEFEIASKNQGTSEVHLSELRLSACESVQASSELCSYNPDMENISCIKPNSEMDLKLDFVFTSLYIGKIKGASKGCVTFTTKYIKIPFQVSTNEVLLSVDTTHLKRFGLWKSKDDDHSGRSHAILFLWVSSKYLQEIQTQLENPMLSQQSKASEFIFLELNSSVSQKEELKLKDIMMEISKTNGESELSYPLSWVQAFPLFQDIPSKESSFVHYYCASTCSFPVAADTETRRKSLSQPSNSDVIKPTYTFLQKQSSGCYSLSITSNPDEEWREVRHTGPVQKLIVYPPPPTKGGLGVTNEDLECLEEGEFLNDVIIDFYLKYLLLEKASDELVERSHIFSSFFYKCLTRKENNLTEDNPDLSMAQRRHKRVRTWTRHINIFNKDYIFVPVNESSHWYLAVICFPWLEEAVYEDCPQTASQQSQDQQSQHDNKIIDNDLRPTSVVSSAEDSQSTEMNMSVPKKMCKRPCILILDSLKAASIQNTVQNLREYLEVEWEVKRKTHREFSKTSMVDLCPKVPKQDNSSDCGVYLLQYVESFFQDPIVNFELPIHLEKWFPRHVIKTKREDIRELILKLHLQQQKDSSH, from the exons AGAATCAAAACCAAGAAAGACAGATAACATTTCTGCAAAGAAGGCTCCAAATGTGAAAGAAAAGCACAGAGCTGACCGTGGCATTTCTGTGACATCTGATACTCAGCCTGAAG attttaatccTGAAAGTAAAGAGTGCAATAATCTTGAAGAGGGGACCAGAAACAAGAAGACTTCATGTTCTTATTCAGAAATGGAACACACTCCAgtttccaggaagagaaagaaaaggtttagAAGTCATTTACACAATTCTCATAATTCTGAATCTTCTTTGGATAAGTCAACAGAATATGGG aaagaagaagaaaatgattccACAGCCTCCAGTAAGCTTGAGCAGTCAAGTGAAAGCCGTCACTGGGACTCAACACCACCTGTAGGACTTACACCTGAACCTTCAGAGAGCGAGGCCACTAATGTGTGCTCACTTGCCGTTCAAGAAGCAGGTGTCAGTGCGGCCTCTGGGAGAGCCTGCTCACCCAGCAGAAGCCCGGAGAGCTCTGTGTCTCACAATGAGGTGGAGAGTTCTTCCCCGGCTGAGAAGGGCAAAGAGTTGACTATAGAAGAAAAGTCTCTTGTAGGTGGAAACAGTGAAGAGAACCAATTGTTGATCTCAGCTGAACCAA ttgTTGTTTCCAGTGATGAAGAAGGACCCATTGAACGTAAGAATTCAGTAATTCTGAACTTACAGCCTAATCAAGAGTTTGAGATTGCAAGTAAAAATCAGGGGACTTCTGAAGTACATTTGTCAGAACTACGACTGAGTGCATGTGAATCTGTACAG GCATCATCTGAATTATGTTCATATAATCCCGACATGGAAAACATTTCCTGTATTAAACCTAATAGTGAAATGGATCTGAAACTGGATTTTGTATTTACTTCTCTGTATATTGGTAAAATAAAAGGAGCTTCAAAAGGTTGTGTCACG ttcacaACGAAGTATATTAAAATCCCATTTCAAG tgtcCACGAATGAGGTTTTGCTGTCAGTGGACACCACTCATTTAAAGAGGTTTGGGTTATGGAAAAGCAAGGACGATGATCACAGTGGGAGAAGCCATGCTATCCTCTTCCTCTGGGTTTCCTCAAAGTATCTTCAAGAGATTCAGACCCAGCTAGAAAACCCCATGTTAAGCCAGCAAT caaAAGCCAGTGAATTCATTTTCCTTGAGTTAAACAGTTCCGTTTCACAAAAAGAAGAATTGAAATTGAAAGATATTATGATGGAAATAAGTAAGACCAATGGAGAATCAGAACTCTCCTATCCGTTGTCTTGGGTTCAGGCATTTCCTTTGTTTCAGGATATCCCTTCAAAAGAAAGCTCTTTCGTTCACTATTACTGTGCTTCAACTTGCTCTTTCCCTGTTGCTGCTGATACAGAAACGAGGAGGAAGTCACTATCTCAG CCCTCAAATTCAGATGTTATCAAGCCTACTTACACTTTCCTACAGAAGCAGAGCAGTGGTTGCTACTCACTTTCTATTACTTCAAATCCAGATGAAGAATGGCGAGAAGTCAGGCACACTGGACCCGTTCAGAA gttgatTGTTTATCCTCCACCACCTACCAAAGGGGGCTTGGGAGTAACTAATGAAGATTTGGAATGTTTAGAAGAAGGAGAATTTCTTAACGATGTAATCATTGACTTTTATCTTAA GTATCTGCTGCTGGAGAAGGCTTCAGATGAACTTGTTGAACGAAGTCACATTTTTAGTAGCTTTTTCTATAAATGtttgaccagaaaagaaaataatttaacagAAGATAATCCAGATCTCTC AATGGCTCAGAGAAGACATAAGAGAGTGAGGACGTGGACCCGTCACATAAACATCTTTAATAAAGACTACATCTTTGTACCTGTAAATGAGTC GTCTCACTGGTATCTCGCAGTCATTTGTTTTCCATGGTTAGAAGAGGCTGTGTATGAAGACTGTCCACAAACTGCATCCCAACAGTCCCAGGATCAACAATCTCAACATGACAACAAAATAATAG ACAATGATCTGCGTCCCACTTCAGTGGTGTCCAGTGCCGAGGATTCCCAG AGTACCGAGATGAATATGTCAGTACCAAAGAAAATGTGTAAACG gCCCTGCATTCTCATACTAGACTCCTTGAAAGCTGCTTCCATACAAAACACAGTTCAGAATTTACGAGA GTATCTAGAAGTAGAGTGGGAAGTTAAGCGAAAAACTCACCGTGAATTCAGTAAAACCAGCATGGTGGACCTGTGCCCTAAAGTCCCTAAGCAGGACAATAGCAGCGACTGTGGGGTCTATTTGCTGCAGTATGTGGAGAGCTTCTTCCAG gaTCCCATTGTTAACTTTGAACTCCCAATTCACTTGGAGAAATGGTTTCCTCGCCATGTAATAAAGACCAAGCGGGAAGATATTCGAGAGCTCATTTTGAAACTTCATTTGCAGCAACAGAAGGATAGCAGTCATTAG